A stretch of DNA from Candidatus Dadabacteria bacterium:
CAAGAAGGTCGCGCCGCTTCGGCCTCGGGATGGAAATTCCCGAGGGAAACCTGGCTTACAGTTCCGCTCACGATCCGGTTCCCCTCTCCGAACTTGAAGAGGCTTTTTTGATCTGGGCGGGCACGGGAACCACGGGCCTTTCCCTAGGGGACCTTCCGAGAACCGGCATATCGTGGCTTTTCCAGTGGACCGGCAGAAGCTGGCCGTGCTCCTGCAACTCTCATTCGACCGAACTTTTCTACACAAACGACGAAGGCGTTTACATGGTGCGGCTTTTTGACCTCATGCCCCCCGACACATCCATCTTCATGTCGCTTGACAGGGAAAAGCAGCTTGAAAAAATAGTCGAACTTTTCAGGGCAAGCAGAATTACCCTTGAGAACCAAAGAGCCGATCTCCCGAAGGGAGAACCCGGCCTTTTCGACTTTAACGCATGGAATACAAACAAGCCGGGAACGACTTTCTTTATCCCGGTGACCAACACCACAGTCGAGTACATGGTGCTTCTGTTCATATACTTCGGCGCCAAGTACGGATTTAACATTATTGACGAACTCAACGGGGGAAGATCGTGCGGTCTTGATAAGTGGATAGAGAAAGGCTACATAAGAAACGACGTCAGGCTTTCTCTGTTCGATCTGGAATTAAGGGTGCTGACCACGCTTAACGTGGAACAGGCCTTTATAAGCCAGAACATGAATCTCGCGCTGCAGGCCCTGGGTCTCGGAGGCTGGACTTTCACCGGACTGCTTCCCCATTACGCGCTCGGGGTCGACCCTTCCCACAAAGGACTCGGATTTCGGTTCGTCCAGCCGGAGGAAAGCCTCAGGAGCACAAACCCGCCTTATCCCGTCGGAAGGGACGGAGTTTTCGAATCCCTCTGCCCTCCCTACGTGGCGGATATGAGCGAAGCCGTCGACAGGTTTCTAGAGGTAAGGGGGCAATTCTGGAAGGAGGACAATCCGTTCCCCTACAGAGATCCCGCGTCAATCCTGCGTGACGAATACCATCCCTCCGAAGTCAGAATACAGATAGTAAAGGATTTCTGCACCTACGTTTATGAGAACTATGGAAGATTCCCGGCTTTCCTGGACCCGATGTTCGTACGGCTGGTATTTCAGGCCCACCACCTTGATCTTGAATTCTACGATAAGTATTTCGAGAAAGATTCATACCACGACCTGCACAGAGAACACTTCAAGCTCTGGCATCCGGAAATTGAAGACCCTTTCGGGAAATAGGTCGCAGTTAACATAGGCAGCCTTCGCTCAGGATTTCGCCCTTTCGAGATAGTTCCCGTTTCTCGTATCGACTTTTATCATGTCCCCGATGTTGATAAAAAGAGGAACGGCCACCACCGCTCCGGTTTCTATGGTCGCCGGTTTCGTGGTACTTGAAACCGTATCTCCCTTCACTCCAGGTTCTGTGTGGGTAACCTCGAAGACAACAGCCGTGGGAAGTTCCACTCCTATGAGTTCTCCTTCATGCATCTGCACCATGACTTCCTGCTGTTCCTTGAGAAACTTCGTCGTATCCCCTATTGCATCCGCCCTGAAAGGAAACTGGTCGAAAGTCTCGGAATCCATAAAGTAAAACATCTCATCGTCCCTGTAGAGATACTGCATGGTTCTTTTCTGGATATCGGGAACGTTAAACGTATCTCCCGCGCGGAATTTCATTTCCCGTACGGCTCCCGTGGCGATATTCTTAAGTCTCGCCGTAACTATCGGGCTTCTCTGCGCCATTTTTGAATGCTTGTACTCGACTATCTCCCAGATCGCCCCTTCGGTCTCAATCTTCATGCCCTTGTGAAAACCACTCGTGTCAACAACAGCCATTTCGGATTCGATCCTCCTTTACGAATTTGCAAAAAGCAATTTTTCTCGGAAATTCTCGCTTGCCATCACAATGCATCAACCTTAAGAATCAGGTTCTCTTAAACATCTTTTCAAGCATATTGTACGATATCCGGGTCGCTACCGGCCGACCGTGAGGGCAGGCGTGCGGATTCTCGGAAGCGTCCATATCGGCAAAAAGAGTCCGCGCTTCCTGTTCCGAGAGGGTTCGGTTTGCGGTTATCGAACTGTGGCACGCCATGGTCGCACACACGGCGTCAAGATGCCCCTCCAAGCTTTTGGGGTCTCCCAGACCATCAAGCTCATCAAACAGGTCGCCAAAAACCCGGGCGTAATCAGAGTCTCTTAAAAACCCCGGGACGGATTTCACTCTCACCGCGTTTTCTCCGAAAACTTCAAAATCAAAGCCGAGCTTCTCCATTTCTTCTGCAAACTGCTGCGCCGTATTGATTTCCCGGACCGTAAGTTCGACGACTTCGGGGATGAGAAGTTTCTGGGAGCAGGAAAAAGCTTCTTCGAGATAGGATTTTTTTATTCTCTCGAAGTTAACCCGCTCATGGGCCGCATGCTGGTCAACAAGAATGATGCCGTCCGGGTCCTCGCATACGAGATAAAGTTTTCCTACCTGTCCGAGAAACCTGAGGTTTGAATAAAAGCCACCGGAGAACATACCCTCTCCTGTCGCCTCTGGAGATTTCTCAGGTATAGAGGAAGCGCCGTTGTGAGGATATGGAGACCCCAACTCAGGATTGTGAGCGGCCTGGGTGGAAGCTGCTTTTGGCGAAGGCCCTGTGGTGGAGTACCCCTTGTTCTCGGAAAATCCGGGATCTTTTTGCTTCTCGTAGAAATCTTCAAGAGCCTTCTGGGTTCTTTCCCTGTAGCCCTTCATCCAAGGGGCATCGGCAAGCATGCCGCCTATCGCGCGGCGAATGCTCTGGCCAACTTCGTACTGGTTCTCGAACATCACCTCACTTTTGGTAGGATGTACGTTCACGTCCACCAAGGCGGGATCCCTTTCAATAAAGACCGCCCCTTGGGGGTATTTCCCCTTTTCAACCATCCTTCCGTAGCACTCCATTATAATCCTGTTTATAAAACGGTCCCTTACGGGTCTTGCATTTACGTAAGTAAAGAACCTGCGCATCGAGGAACGTGGATCCAGAGGACTTCCTAGGAAGCCCCGCAGGGCCAGCGTCTCGTCTTCAAAGTCCACAGGGTAAAGCGGCGTGCCGGGAATTATCTGCGCTATGCGCTGCGCAAAGGACTCGCTTGCGCCGTAGCGATGGATGGTTCTTCCATCCGAGGAGACCTCAAAAGATACCCCGGGGCGTGAAAGGGTCTCGCGCTGGACAACTTCAAGAACCCTGCCGAGCTCGGTCTCCGGCCTTTTGAGAAACTTAAGCCGCGGCGGGGTGTTGAAAAACAGGTTCTTAACCTCAACGGACGAACCCACAGGAGACGCAGTCTCCTTTATCTTCCTTACGACCCCGCCTTCGATGTAGATTTCGGTACCGGATCCTGACCCCTCGGCGGCAGTTATCATTCTGAACCTTGAAACGCTGGCTATACTCGGAAGGGCTTCGCCGCGAAAACCGAGAGTTCCAATCGAGAAAAGATCGTCAATATCCCTTATCTTGCTCGTGGCGTGACGTTCAATGCTCATGAGGGCATCGTCACGGGACATCCCGTGGCCGTTATCAACCACCCTTACTAGCCGCTTGCCCCCGGCTTCAAGGTGTATGGATATTCTGGTTGCCCCGGCGTCAATTGAGTTTTCAACAAGCTCTTTTACTACGGAAGCTGGTCTTTCGACTATTTCTCCGGCGGCTATCTTAGAGACAAGTACATCCGGAAGTGTTCTGATTCTTGCCATTAATACCTTAGAAAAGCTTAAGCAGAATAAACAGGATGAGTATGATCAGGGGCAAAATGACCGCGGCAACCGAGAAAAAGGAAAAAGCCGAGAGGGTTTTTTTCGGGTGCGTCCCGAAAACGTCCCGCGACTGTTCTTCCACTACGCCGAAATATTTTTTAAACATCTTTGTCTTCTCCGGATGGCGTTGGGGGCGCCTTCTCCGCTCTTGCCTTGTTAAGCGATTTAACCAGAGATTCGACCGAGACCGCCGGAAGGGTTACTAGTTCGACCGTTCCCCTTGAGCAGAGGTCAACCGAGACCTTTCCTATGGTCTCGTTATCGGGTGCCTCCACTATGTTTACAAAATCGTATCTACCCAGAGTCGCATACTGCTCAAGAACCCTGACGCCTATGTCCTCAAGCTCCTTGTCGACTTCCTTTATTCTCCCGGGCCGTTCCTTTACAGTTTTTCTGCCCTCAGGAGTAAGTCTGCTGAGTAATATGTAAATTGCCATTGAAAAAACCCTCTGTTTCCATGAGTTACGGCGAATCTTGCGCCGAGAAAACCTTTAGTTGACGGTAGCCGCTCTAGATTTATAAGGGAATTATGTATTTATAACCTTTTTGGAAGATATCTCAAGGAAAAAAGTCTTCGCCCAGAACTTCCATAACAAAAACTCTTCGGTATATTACTATAAATATTTTTTAAGACCTGATGGAAAGCATATTTCACGCCGCGACAATCACGCTTGCCCTTTTGCTTTTTCCGCTTCTTCTCTCTCCGCAAGCGGAGGTCGCTTATGCGCAGCAGCTAAACCCCCGGGAAGATCTCACCGTAACGGACTACTCGTGGAAATCCTACGGAGTGGGGCGTATGGCAACGCTTTCAGAAATAACCGTCGCAAACTCCGGCGGAACCAACTACAAGAACATCAAAATCAGGATTGATCTGTTTACAAGAACCGGCAAGCTCCTAGGCTCACTTCACGGAAAGATAACCGGGGAACTGCCCGCGGGAAGCCGAAAAACCTTCTCCAACCTGGATATGGGTTTCATGAACTCGGATCTTGAAGACTCCGAGGCGATGGTGACCGGCGCCGAGGTGTCGGGAAGTTCTTCGTCCGCGGGTGCCGAGAACGTGATTTTCATAAAGAACTGGGAGTTTGAAGGCGCGAGCTTCGGAACGGAGGGTTTCATAACGGAAATCACCCTTGAGAACACAGGAAAAACCCACTTTAAGAGCATAAAACTGCTTTTAACGGAAAAAGAGGGCGGAACCGGACCGGGCAGCACCCACCTGTCCTCGGTGACGATACACAACGTACTTCCCGCCGGAGAGGAAAGAACTTTTACGGGGATAAACGTCGGTTTCTCGAGTCCGAACGCTGTTGAAAGATCTATTGCCGTCTCCGGTGCCGAGGTGATAACGACAAAGGAACTCAATTACATCCTTTCCGGCGGGGGAAGCCTGGGAGAGAGGATAAAGAAAAAAATCAGTTCCGTCAGCATACTAAGAAAAAAAGACGGGGAGAAAAAAGCCGAACCGCGCCAACAAGCACCATCCTCGGATGAATCCGAAAGCACTTACGAAAGCGTTCCTCCTCCGACCAGTTCGGTCGGCTCTACCGATTCGGCCGCAGACAGGAACACGGAATTTTACCAAGAACAGCCCAGAGAAGCTTTCCCCAAACACGATATAGTAATAAGGGAGTTTGAATGGGGAAGCGGAATCCCCGGGGCAACCGCGACATTAAGCAAGCTAGTCATTGAGAACATAAGCGACATTGCTTACGAGAAAATAGAGCTTGAAATAGAGTTTTTCAAATCCTCAAACACCCCTTTCGGATCAAACCGCTTCAAGATAAAAAAAGTCTTGGCTCCGAAACAGGTGATGTGGCTCAGGAATGTTCAGGTCGGATTTATAAGCAAGCTTCCCGACCCGAATCTTATAAAACTCAGAGTGGTAAAAGCAAAAGCGATCATGTAGATGATCTTAAAGCTTGTGCCAAGATGGGGAGGAATTAAATCCTGGGGATTTCTCTAGCTTCCAACTAACTCGAGGGATTGTTTTATCGTTTCGACCAGCTTGTCTCTGAACTGCTCTATTCCTTCAAAGGGAACGACTATGCTTGAGCGGCCGCCGCTTAGTTCGGTAATCCTAAGGTACTGACCCTTGTGGTTCTCCTTGACGTCAAAGAAAAACCTTTTGGACTCAATATCAACGTGGTTACTTACATGCTCCTTTTCTGTCCTTTCTTCCATCTAATTCCGCCTCCTAGAAAAATTTATTGGAACAATTATTGAGGCATGACTATAACCCCTGAAAAACAAAAAGCAAACAATTCTTTTATAGCCCCGAAAATACAGATATATTCAGGAAGAGAACCCGCGAAAATGGCAAGAATAAAAATAGATCTACCGAGCAGATTCGTCTTTTCAACGCAAATTCCGATAAGAATAGACGACATAAATTACGGTTCTCATCTTGGACACGACTCCGTGTTAACCCTCGCGCACGAGGCCCGCGTAAGATTCCTCGCGACACACGGCTACACTGAAGCCGATATAGAGGGAGTGGGAATTATAATGGGAGACGTAGGGATCACCTACAGTTCGGAAGCGTTTTACGGGGACGTAATGGAAATAAGCATCGGCATCGGCGAGTATGGCAACAATTTTCTCGAACTTATCTACGCACTGGTGAACGAAAAAAACGGCAAGGAGATCGCCAAGGTCAAGACCTCTCTCGTATTTTTTAACTACAAAGAGAGAAAAACCGTGCGGATGCCGGAGGAATTCCGAAGGAAAATCATCCCCGGAGAATAATCACCGATAGTTGCCCGCTACTCTTTGTTTTTAGGGGCGTAGCCGATGTAAATCGTGTTTTTACGTTTCTTTACCAGAAAGAGATACTGCTTTCCGGGTTCCAGACCGCCTATGATCTTGTTGTAGTCCCCAAGGTTCGCCACGGGGTTCTTGTTAACCTCCAGTATAACGTCCCCGGGACGAAATCCCGCCTCCCAGGCTGAGCTGCCACGGTTTACGTTCGTAACCAGCACCCCGGCTTTATCCTCAACGCCGAACCGCGCGGCGATATCCGGGGTAATGTCACTTAATTCAATATCTTCGTCCCCCTGAGACTCTGCAGGAGTCTCTTCATCCGGCATCTTGCCAAGAACAACGGAAATCTCCTCGCGCTTCCCGTCGCGGAGAACCGTGATCTTAGAGGAAGTGCCGGGAGCTTTCATTCCCACGAGCTTGGATAAAGACGTAAACTCCTTTATAGGCTCTCCGTCAAATTTCACTACCACGTCTCCTCTTCGCAGACCCGCTTTCTCCGCAGGGCTTCCCGGGCTTATATCGGATATAAGAGCCCCATCGGTACTCTCATGCCCTATGCTCTCGGCTATCTCCTGCGTTATAGGCTGAATAACGACTCCCAGCCACCCCCTGACCACCTTGCCTTTTTCCATGAGCTGGGATATGACCCCCTTGGCCATGTTGGTTGGGATAGAAAACCCTATTCCCTGGCCTCTGGCTGCTATTGCGGTGTTAACACCAACTACCTCCCCTCCCAAGTTAAAAAGCGGACCTCCGCTGTTTCCGGGGTTGAGGGACGCATCGGTCTGAATGAAATCATCGTAGGCCCCGAGACCCAGAGACCTTCCCTTCGCGCTCACTATTCCGACCGTCACGGTGTAGCCGAGTCCGAAGGGGTTTCCAATCGCCATGACCCAGTCGCCGATTCTAAGCTTGTCCGAATCTCCAAAAACAACGGGCTTCAGCTTTTTTTCAGGCTTTATCTTCAGAACCGCAAGGTCCGTTTTGGTGTCCTGTCCCACAATCTCGGCCGTATACCTCGACCCGTCGTAGAGAACGACCTGTATATCTTCTGCCCTGCTGATCACATGGTTGTTGGTAACTATATAGCCGTCTTTGCTGACTATGAACCCGGAGCCCAAGCCCTTTTTCCTGAACTCCCGCTCCCGGTCGTTCGGAAAAAATCTCTTGAAAAACTCCTCGAAAGGGTCCCCCTCGCCAAAATCAGGAAGCACCTTCCCCCGTTTTACAACACTCGTGGTGCTTATGTTCACAACAGAATGCTTCTGTTTTTCGACAAGACCCGCAAGGGAGGGGAATTTTACAGAAGAACCTGAAGAAGAAAGAAGTTCCGGGACATTCTCGCGCGACCGGGATCCGGAGCTCTCTTCGTCATCCTCCATCTTGGCGCACGAAAAGGAACCCACAAGTAAAAAACAGGCAGCAAAAAACAGGAAAACAGTTCTCTTCATAGTTAAAGCCTCCAATTTCCTTTGAGCATCCCAATTACTTTATCAGCAACTTCTGAGACACTCATATCATCCGTAAGAACAACATACGGCGAGAGTTCGTAAATATTCTTTCTTTTCATGAAAAGCTCATAGAACTCGGCCCTAGGGTCCTTGACGTCAAGAAGGGGCCTTCCCTTCTCGCTCCTCACCCTGTTCCAAAGGGTATCGATATCCGCCCGCAGATAGAAAACTTCACCCGACGCGGCCATTATCTCGCGATTGCGCTGTCGCAGAACCGCACCTCCTCCCGTTGAGATCACGACCGGGGGTGTTTTCCGCGAAAGAGCGGCGAGCATATCTGTTTCCTTCTTCCTGAAGCTCTCCTCTCCCTCCGCTTCAAAGATCCCGGTTACAGAAAGACCTTCGGCCCGTTCCACTTCACTGTCAAGATCGTAGAAATCCATTCGCAGTTTTCCGGAAAGCTCCCTGCCGACGCTTGTTTTGCCCGCTCCCATAAACCCCGTAAGAAAAATATGTCTTTTCTGGCTCAAATCAACCTACAGTCTTCTTCCGACGGGAGAACCCTCGGCGGAGGCGTCTCCGCCGGAGAGCATTTTCTCTACGTACTTGCCTATTATGTCGCACTCTATATTGACTTCCCTGCCACGGCGGAATTCGGAAAAAGTCGTCTCCCGAAGCGTGTAGGGAATTATGTTCAC
This window harbors:
- a CDS encoding shikimate kinase; translated protein: MSQKRHIFLTGFMGAGKTSVGRELSGKLRMDFYDLDSEVERAEGLSVTGIFEAEGEESFRKKETDMLAALSRKTPPVVISTGGGAVLRQRNREIMAASGEVFYLRADIDTLWNRVRSEKGRPLLDVKDPRAEFYELFMKRKNIYELSPYVVLTDDMSVSEVADKVIGMLKGNWRL
- a CDS encoding DegQ family serine endoprotease, with translation MKRTVFLFFAACFLLVGSFSCAKMEDDEESSGSRSRENVPELLSSSGSSVKFPSLAGLVEKQKHSVVNISTTSVVKRGKVLPDFGEGDPFEEFFKRFFPNDREREFRKKGLGSGFIVSKDGYIVTNNHVISRAEDIQVVLYDGSRYTAEIVGQDTKTDLAVLKIKPEKKLKPVVFGDSDKLRIGDWVMAIGNPFGLGYTVTVGIVSAKGRSLGLGAYDDFIQTDASLNPGNSGGPLFNLGGEVVGVNTAIAARGQGIGFSIPTNMAKGVISQLMEKGKVVRGWLGVVIQPITQEIAESIGHESTDGALISDISPGSPAEKAGLRRGDVVVKFDGEPIKEFTSLSKLVGMKAPGTSSKITVLRDGKREEISVVLGKMPDEETPAESQGDEDIELSDITPDIAARFGVEDKAGVLVTNVNRGSSAWEAGFRPGDVILEVNKNPVANLGDYNKIIGGLEPGKQYLFLVKKRKNTIYIGYAPKNKE
- the efp gene encoding elongation factor P; its protein translation is MAVVDTSGFHKGMKIETEGAIWEIVEYKHSKMAQRSPIVTARLKNIATGAVREMKFRAGDTFNVPDIQKRTMQYLYRDDEMFYFMDSETFDQFPFRADAIGDTTKFLKEQQEVMVQMHEGELIGVELPTAVVFEVTHTEPGVKGDTVSSTTKPATIETGAVVAVPLFINIGDMIKVDTRNGNYLERAKS
- a CDS encoding DNA-binding protein — its product is MEERTEKEHVSNHVDIESKRFFFDVKENHKGQYLRITELSGGRSSIVVPFEGIEQFRDKLVETIKQSLELVGS
- a CDS encoding thioesterase family protein; the protein is MARIKIDLPSRFVFSTQIPIRIDDINYGSHLGHDSVLTLAHEARVRFLATHGYTEADIEGVGIIMGDVGITYSSEAFYGDVMEISIGIGEYGNNFLELIYALVNEKNGKEIAKVKTSLVFFNYKERKTVRMPEEFRRKIIPGE
- a CDS encoding GYD domain-containing protein, coding for MAIYILLSRLTPEGRKTVKERPGRIKEVDKELEDIGVRVLEQYATLGRYDFVNIVEAPDNETIGKVSVDLCSRGTVELVTLPAVSVESLVKSLNKARAEKAPPTPSGEDKDV
- the mutL gene encoding DNA mismatch repair endonuclease MutL, whose amino-acid sequence is MARIRTLPDVLVSKIAAGEIVERPASVVKELVENSIDAGATRISIHLEAGGKRLVRVVDNGHGMSRDDALMSIERHATSKIRDIDDLFSIGTLGFRGEALPSIASVSRFRMITAAEGSGSGTEIYIEGGVVRKIKETASPVGSSVEVKNLFFNTPPRLKFLKRPETELGRVLEVVQRETLSRPGVSFEVSSDGRTIHRYGASESFAQRIAQIIPGTPLYPVDFEDETLALRGFLGSPLDPRSSMRRFFTYVNARPVRDRFINRIIMECYGRMVEKGKYPQGAVFIERDPALVDVNVHPTKSEVMFENQYEVGQSIRRAIGGMLADAPWMKGYRERTQKALEDFYEKQKDPGFSENKGYSTTGPSPKAASTQAAHNPELGSPYPHNGASSIPEKSPEATGEGMFSGGFYSNLRFLGQVGKLYLVCEDPDGIILVDQHAAHERVNFERIKKSYLEEAFSCSQKLLIPEVVELTVREINTAQQFAEEMEKLGFDFEVFGENAVRVKSVPGFLRDSDYARVFGDLFDELDGLGDPKSLEGHLDAVCATMACHSSITANRTLSEQEARTLFADMDASENPHACPHGRPVATRISYNMLEKMFKRT